A portion of the bacterium genome contains these proteins:
- a CDS encoding HAD-IB family phosphatase, whose translation MGNLDKTKIAFFDIDGTVSKRPLPEQALKVLDGLKRHFSEIKDDYDLRLKQDMLGNHLEAAKKKYRETNDDADFGEYSHQLVGYLMSSLNRYSLDELRDVAQKAVDRALYYDFSVELIEVLRSEGYKLIAISGSPQFLVDAFVEKFNFDGGVGQIFIQDPQDLRYKPVGPETYHNKDKIIRDFLRENYDLLSGHYRSKCWDDFKIVAVGDTAGDFEMLKLAEIAFAINPSSGLLDKISQSWDSQKRFYSVQVAKNSAFAANLTDTHRVFSVQGSVLSVSQTNILHKKADYANFTSDVLRKTEEDIDIDRMIRGD comes from the coding sequence ATGGGGAATCTGGATAAAACAAAAATTGCTTTCTTTGATATTGATGGAACAGTATCGAAGCGACCACTACCTGAGCAGGCGCTAAAGGTTCTTGACGGGCTAAAAAGACATTTTAGTGAGATTAAAGATGATTACGATCTTCGCTTAAAGCAAGATATGCTCGGTAACCATCTCGAAGCCGCCAAGAAAAAATATCGAGAAACCAATGACGATGCGGATTTTGGCGAATATAGCCATCAGCTTGTAGGGTACCTGATGAGCTCGCTTAATCGCTACTCTCTCGATGAGCTTCGCGATGTGGCTCAAAAAGCGGTTGATCGTGCGCTTTATTACGACTTCTCGGTTGAGCTTATCGAAGTTCTTAGGAGTGAAGGATATAAACTGATTGCGATTTCTGGTTCTCCGCAATTTTTAGTTGATGCCTTTGTTGAAAAATTTAATTTTGACGGAGGCGTCGGGCAAATATTTATTCAGGATCCTCAAGATCTAAGATATAAGCCGGTCGGTCCAGAAACTTATCACAACAAAGATAAGATTATCCGTGATTTTTTGCGCGAAAACTACGATCTTTTAAGTGGGCATTATCGCTCTAAATGTTGGGATGATTTTAAGATTGTTGCAGTTGGCGATACTGCTGGCGATTTTGAAATGCTAAAATTGGCAGAAATCGCCTTCGCGATCAATCCATCTAGTGGCTTACTCGACAAAATCTCGCAATCTTGGGATAGCCAAAAGCGGTTTTATTCAGTTCAAGTTGCCAAAAACTCGGCTTTTGCGGCTAATCTTACAGATACACACAGAGTATTTTCTGTTCAGGGTTCGGTTCTGTCTGTGTCACAAACTAATATCCTTCATAAGAAGGCTGATTATGCCAACTTTACATCTGATGTTCTTCGAAAAACTGAAGAGGATATAGATATTGATAGAATGATTCGTGGGGATTAA
- a CDS encoding class F sortase, with protein sequence MIVRRKKSKVKIISWIILAIAWVGLIVYSVKYFIDQGNKTPTVNNPTNSLVAEGDNTRVDETPITEEKKVEWTVPATHPRYISVPELGINKARIVPLNVVKSTNQLDAPVSIYDAGWYVGSAKPENNGTGALLLDGHNGGPNFDGIFKKLGKLKNGGRIIIERGDGQIFTYEVKDSREMLVSDINDPKNPYGMSTMLNSHEQGKQGLNVITCVGQWNEREQTYNSRVMLRAVQV encoded by the coding sequence ATGATTGTTCGAAGAAAAAAATCAAAAGTTAAAATTATATCTTGGATAATTTTAGCGATTGCGTGGGTTGGTCTGATTGTTTATTCTGTGAAATATTTCATAGATCAAGGTAATAAGACGCCCACAGTAAATAATCCAACCAATTCTTTAGTTGCTGAAGGTGATAATACTCGTGTTGACGAAACTCCAATCACCGAAGAGAAGAAGGTTGAATGGACGGTCCCTGCGACCCACCCAAGATATATCTCAGTGCCAGAACTTGGCATAAATAAAGCAAGAATTGTCCCACTGAATGTCGTCAAATCAACTAATCAATTAGATGCGCCAGTTTCAATTTATGATGCTGGATGGTATGTTGGCAGTGCTAAGCCAGAAAACAACGGCACGGGTGCTTTGTTGTTGGATGGGCACAACGGCGGACCTAACTTTGATGGCATTTTCAAGAAGTTAGGTAAACTAAAAAATGGTGGAAGAATTATCATCGAGCGAGGCGACGGGCAAATTTTTACATATGAAGTCAAAGATAGCCGAGAAATGTTAGTCTCAGACATAAACGATCCCAAAAATCCATACGGAATGTCCACGATGCTTAACTCTCACGAGCAGGGAAAGCAAGGACTCAACGTTATTACTTGCGTTGGTCAATGGAATGAACGTGAGCAGACTTACAACAGTAGAGTTATGCTACGAGCGGTTCAAGTTTAG
- the secY gene encoding preprotein translocase subunit SecY — protein MKWKTIFKSLKNKDMQKRVFGVIGIIVIYRFLSHIPVPLAEPTQLKDVVSKAINSTDLGGILNLLSGGALTQFSIMLVGLSPFITASIISQLMTKAIPALEEMSNNGESGRQKINQWTRIIAVPLAIVQSIAYIFILQSTVLQNNTTVFEGMSQLDWIVAVASMSAGSILLMWLGELITEKGVGNGISLIIFAGIVAQLPATLGTFVASLGDTSTYGKMSIFNWFSLPVNPVAFWIMVVMLAVGIILLYILVKINEAQRVVTINYAKRVHGNSTYGGIKSILPIKMIVAGVVPVIFAVSFLSLPAFIGQVMKSSNTNTQLADKLITWFQAPNPGSFTGQTWEAFIYPVVYFILIVAFTYFYTSIVFNSNEIAENLQKQGGFIEGVRPGVKTAHFLNGIVNRLNLFGALALGLISIMPFVADYLLYHWAQVQNSNLSIGGTGLLIVVTVALETLRSLGSRAMMVTYDDYK, from the coding sequence ATGAAATGGAAGACTATATTTAAATCACTTAAAAACAAGGATATGCAAAAGCGCGTATTCGGCGTGATTGGTATAATTGTTATTTACCGATTTTTGTCACATATACCTGTGCCTTTGGCAGAACCTACCCAACTTAAAGATGTTGTTTCTAAAGCAATCAACTCTACTGATCTTGGTGGAATCTTAAACTTACTGTCCGGCGGGGCGTTAACGCAATTTTCTATTATGCTTGTTGGTCTTTCACCATTTATTACAGCATCAATCATCTCGCAACTTATGACTAAGGCTATTCCTGCGTTGGAGGAAATGAGTAATAACGGTGAGTCTGGCCGTCAGAAAATTAATCAATGGACTCGAATTATTGCCGTGCCGTTAGCGATTGTTCAGTCTATCGCATATATTTTCATTCTTCAAAGTACCGTCCTTCAAAACAATACAACTGTATTTGAGGGTATGTCGCAACTCGACTGGATTGTGGCGGTCGCCTCGATGAGCGCTGGATCGATTCTTTTGATGTGGCTTGGTGAACTTATCACTGAAAAAGGTGTCGGTAATGGTATCTCTTTGATTATTTTTGCTGGTATTGTGGCGCAACTTCCTGCAACTCTTGGAACTTTTGTTGCTTCACTTGGAGATACTTCTACTTATGGAAAAATGAGCATCTTTAACTGGTTTAGCCTGCCTGTAAATCCTGTGGCGTTCTGGATTATGGTAGTTATGCTTGCTGTCGGTATAATTTTGCTATATATTCTTGTTAAAATTAACGAAGCGCAACGCGTGGTAACTATTAATTACGCCAAGCGTGTTCACGGCAACTCAACCTATGGTGGTATTAAGAGTATTTTGCCAATTAAAATGATTGTGGCGGGTGTCGTTCCGGTTATCTTTGCCGTGTCGTTCCTTAGTCTTCCTGCCTTTATTGGGCAAGTTATGAAGTCTTCCAATACTAATACGCAATTGGCCGACAAACTTATAACTTGGTTCCAAGCACCAAACCCAGGATCTTTCACTGGTCAAACTTGGGAAGCGTTTATATATCCAGTCGTTTACTTTATTTTGATTGTGGCATTTACATATTTCTACACTTCTATTGTATTTAATTCTAATGAAATTGCTGAAAATCTCCAGAAACAAGGTGGATTTATTGAGGGTGTGCGACCAGGTGTTAAGACTGCGCATTTTTTGAATGGAATAGTTAATCGACTCAACCTATTTGGCGCTTTGGCGCTTGGCTTGATCTCGATTATGCCGTTTGTAGCGGATTATCTGCTTTATCACTGGGCGCAAGTCCAAAATAGTAACTTATCAATTGGTGGAACAGGGTTGTTGATTGTAGTCACTGTTGCGCTTGAGACACTTCGAAGTCTTGGCTCTCGCGCAATGATGGTTACTTACGATGACTATAAATAA
- a CDS encoding undecaprenyl-diphosphate phosphatase, producing MDIFELLKIVTVSVIEGVTEWLPVSSTGHMILFDELVKFRFTDDFKSLFLVVIQLGAILAVVYLYFEKLNPFSSLKTRYEKHKTWTLWQKVLVASIPAAILGFLLDDFIDAKLMNAWVVAGALIVYGVLFIVIERIYKVKKIQPKTKDLGEISYLDALKVGGFQLLALIPGTSRSGSTILGSRILGLSRETAAEFSFFMGIPVIFGASFLKIVKFGFNFTLNEISYLIFATTLTFWVSIFVIKFLMKFIKKHDFQAFGWYRIALGVIVLIFFLMK from the coding sequence ATGGATATTTTTGAATTGCTAAAAATTGTGACGGTGAGCGTGATCGAGGGCGTGACTGAATGGTTGCCTGTTTCTAGCACTGGACATATGATTTTATTTGATGAACTCGTGAAATTCCGTTTTACGGATGATTTTAAGAGCCTGTTTTTGGTCGTGATCCAACTTGGAGCAATCTTAGCAGTTGTGTATCTTTATTTTGAAAAATTAAATCCATTTTCTAGCCTTAAAACTCGATATGAGAAACATAAAACTTGGACTTTATGGCAAAAAGTTCTCGTGGCAAGCATCCCGGCGGCGATACTTGGCTTTTTGCTTGATGATTTTATTGATGCAAAATTGATGAACGCATGGGTTGTGGCTGGGGCACTGATTGTTTATGGTGTGTTGTTCATTGTTATCGAAAGAATCTATAAGGTCAAAAAAATCCAACCTAAGACTAAAGATTTGGGTGAGATTTCTTATCTCGATGCGCTCAAAGTTGGTGGGTTCCAATTGCTTGCTCTGATTCCTGGAACTTCTCGGTCTGGTTCGACTATTTTAGGGTCAAGAATTCTTGGTCTTTCTCGAGAAACTGCTGCGGAATTTTCGTTCTTTATGGGTATTCCTGTGATTTTCGGCGCGAGTTTTTTGAAGATTGTTAAATTCGGATTTAATTTTACGCTGAATGAAATTTCTTATCTGATTTTTGCTACAACTTTGACTTTTTGGGTTTCGATTTTTGTTATAAAATTCTTGATGAAATTTATCAAAAAGCACGACTTTCAGGCTTTTGGATGGTATCGAATCGCTTTGGGTGTGATTGTGCTTATATTTTTCTTGATGAAATAG
- the rplO gene encoding 50S ribosomal protein L15 has translation MKYNELQVEANKKRIRVGRGISAGRGKTAGRGTKGQGARTGKKLRPTFQGGQNSIVKATPKIKGFKSLAKPAQVVYLDHLNDLAGDVDNFRLFEEGYIATPFHKVKVIARGELNEKVNLKVQAASKSVIAAIEKAGGKFEKVPTPLKTKAADVE, from the coding sequence ATGAAATACAATGAACTCCAAGTAGAAGCCAACAAAAAGCGAATCCGCGTTGGTCGCGGTATCTCGGCTGGTCGCGGTAAAACTGCCGGCCGTGGCACAAAAGGTCAGGGTGCTCGAACTGGTAAAAAACTTCGCCCAACCTTCCAAGGTGGACAGAACTCAATCGTTAAGGCTACCCCAAAGATCAAAGGTTTCAAATCTTTGGCAAAACCTGCGCAAGTTGTTTACCTTGACCACTTGAATGATTTGGCTGGTGATGTTGACAACTTCCGATTGTTTGAAGAAGGCTACATTGCAACACCTTTCCATAAGGTTAAAGTCATCGCTCGTGGTGAGTTGAACGAGAAGGTTAACTTGAAGGTTCAAGCCGCTTCGAAATCTGTTATCGCAGCAATTGAAAAGGCTGGTGGTAAATTCGAAAAGGTTCCTACACCTCTTAAAACCAAAGCAGCCGACGTTGAATAA
- the rpsE gene encoding 30S ribosomal protein S5, whose amino-acid sequence MENQKTQNRAPRANNRGGKNNERRGRRNEQPREEKQFEELVINIDRVSRVVKGGRRFRFKALVVVGDRKNKVGVGVAKGQDVTAAIAKATNVAKKNMVEIALEGDTIPHEVEKKVTGAHVLLKPAAPGTGIIAGGVVRQIIGVTGVRNMLSKSLGSTNKVNIAYATVDALASLVPKNQWLNAPKAKKETK is encoded by the coding sequence ATGGAAAACCAAAAAACTCAAAACCGAGCACCACGCGCTAACAATCGCGGCGGTAAAAACAATGAACGCCGAGGCCGACGCAATGAGCAGCCTCGCGAAGAAAAACAATTTGAAGAATTGGTTATCAATATCGACCGCGTTTCTCGCGTGGTAAAAGGTGGTCGCCGATTCCGCTTTAAGGCTCTTGTTGTTGTGGGTGACCGCAAAAACAAAGTTGGCGTTGGTGTAGCCAAAGGTCAAGATGTGACTGCGGCTATCGCAAAAGCAACCAATGTCGCAAAGAAGAATATGGTTGAAATCGCTCTCGAAGGCGACACGATCCCACACGAAGTTGAGAAAAAAGTTACTGGTGCGCACGTTCTTTTGAAGCCTGCCGCTCCTGGTACTGGTATTATCGCTGGTGGTGTTGTTCGACAAATTATCGGCGTAACTGGCGTTCGAAATATGCTTTCAAAATCGCTTGGTTCAACCAATAAAGTGAACATCGCTTACGCAACTGTTGATGCTTTGGCGAGCCTTGTTCCTAAAAATCAGTGGCTAAATGCCCCAAAAGCAAAAAAGGAGACTAAGTAA
- the rplR gene encoding 50S ribosomal protein L18: MSKALVKKNLNKSLRKNRVRAKISGTAERPRLTVTISNLHVQAQIIDDVAQKTLVSATTVGSKLKGSKTELCAKIGEEIAKKAKKAKINSVVFDRNGRQYAGRLSALADAARKEGLEF, encoded by the coding sequence ATGTCTAAGGCTTTAGTAAAGAAGAATTTGAATAAATCTCTTCGAAAGAACCGCGTTCGCGCAAAAATTTCAGGAACTGCTGAACGACCACGCCTAACCGTGACTATCAGCAACCTTCACGTTCAAGCCCAAATCATCGATGATGTTGCGCAAAAAACTCTTGTTTCTGCGACAACTGTTGGTTCAAAATTGAAGGGTTCGAAGACTGAACTTTGCGCTAAAATTGGTGAAGAAATCGCCAAAAAAGCAAAGAAGGCTAAAATTAATTCAGTAGTGTTCGACCGAAATGGTCGCCAATACGCAGGTCGACTTTCCGCACTTGCTGACGCTGCTCGAAAAGAAGGATTGGAGTTTTAA
- the rplF gene encoding 50S ribosomal protein L6, whose translation MSRIGKLPIEVPAGVTITIDENEISVKGAKGELTVPHLSDVEVSLEEATLKVVRKNDERVARAQHGLQRALLNNAVTGVTKGFEKKLEVNGVGFRVQTNNPQELEMQLGFSHPVIYKAKDGITLSNDKMIITVAGIDKQAVGQTAAEIRALKKPEPYKGKGIKYVDEVILRKAGKAGK comes from the coding sequence ATGAGTCGAATCGGAAAACTGCCTATTGAGGTACCAGCCGGCGTGACAATCACGATTGACGAGAACGAGATTTCAGTTAAAGGCGCTAAGGGCGAATTGACTGTGCCTCATCTCTCAGATGTCGAGGTTTCTCTCGAAGAGGCTACTCTCAAGGTTGTTCGAAAAAATGACGAACGCGTAGCCCGAGCACAACACGGTCTACAACGAGCCCTTTTGAATAACGCCGTTACTGGCGTAACTAAAGGTTTCGAAAAGAAATTGGAAGTTAACGGAGTTGGTTTCCGCGTCCAAACTAACAACCCACAGGAACTTGAGATGCAACTTGGCTTCTCTCACCCTGTAATCTACAAAGCAAAAGATGGTATTACTTTGTCTAATGACAAAATGATTATCACTGTTGCCGGAATTGACAAACAAGCCGTTGGTCAAACCGCTGCAGAAATTCGTGCTTTGAAGAAGCCTGAACCATACAAGGGTAAAGGTATTAAATATGTTGACGAAGTAATCTTGCGCAAAGCAGGAAAGGCAGGTAAATAA
- a CDS encoding glycerophosphodiester phosphodiesterase: MLKTLIANSWQNIYRNKYGFLIGGSLLHFFMTVAGVGLLSVMFRGILLVSGQPNLTKDNLGAFLSSPLSILAWIFYLIAVAFLTFVEFSFLITLIESRRTGSGFSFKKVFSQTLKNMKSLVLGGQIPFFLAYFVIMIPFGNLGLNSVLLNQIKIPDFIIGELFKSESGALMSVLLFAGVFYLNLRLIFTLPLSILSKKSLVSNIKKSWQITRRNKLKIILAIGFFNVILAFVALGIMAIVGITLEKFAQNLDFWLSKTIFYTTLDAVSFGFLMMSKITIVVVLLNYLNASTLIKETHKERKKRSKLLVITVLILFIGSIVSNAVKIYYARPNKNILNIAHRGDIYGGVENSLEALESAKSKGAHLVEMDIQLTRDGHFVVVHDTNLKRLTGQDLRVGDLTLEQIQALRISDGNFESRIPTFEEFVARAKSLKIGLLIEIKTHGQEPENLPQLFIKKVRDLGISKTERVMSIDLGLISKIERLAPEIKTGGVIPLIFGDFGRLNLDFYAVEDFSFRPKFIKRSKNKKLEIFVWTINDRERISRYIQSEVDGIITDRLDLAEQIQHEFSRDKFGDFVRFLEFRR; this comes from the coding sequence ATGTTAAAGACTTTAATAGCCAATTCTTGGCAAAATATCTATCGTAATAAGTATGGTTTCTTGATTGGCGGGTCGCTACTCCATTTTTTTATGACGGTTGCGGGAGTGGGGCTTTTGTCTGTTATGTTCCGTGGGATTTTGCTTGTTTCTGGGCAACCCAATTTAACTAAAGATAACCTTGGCGCATTTTTGTCCAGCCCTTTAAGCATTTTAGCGTGGATTTTTTACCTGATAGCAGTAGCGTTTTTGACTTTTGTGGAATTTTCTTTTTTGATAACTTTGATAGAATCTCGCCGTACGGGCAGTGGATTTTCATTCAAAAAGGTCTTTTCTCAAACGCTCAAGAATATGAAGTCGCTGGTTTTGGGTGGGCAAATTCCATTTTTCTTGGCGTATTTTGTGATTATGATCCCGTTTGGTAATCTAGGACTAAATTCAGTTCTGCTGAACCAAATTAAAATACCTGATTTTATTATTGGTGAACTCTTCAAGAGCGAGTCGGGGGCGCTTATGTCGGTTTTGCTGTTTGCAGGTGTGTTTTATCTTAATCTGCGACTGATTTTTACTTTGCCTTTGTCGATTCTTAGTAAAAAATCTCTTGTTTCTAACATTAAAAAATCGTGGCAAATTACACGCCGCAACAAACTTAAAATTATTCTGGCGATTGGATTTTTCAATGTTATTCTGGCATTTGTAGCGCTTGGCATTATGGCTATTGTAGGTATTACTCTTGAGAAATTCGCGCAGAATCTTGATTTTTGGCTTTCTAAGACGATTTTTTATACAACTTTAGATGCGGTCAGTTTTGGATTTTTAATGATGAGCAAAATCACTATCGTGGTGGTGCTTTTGAATTATCTGAATGCTTCGACTCTCATAAAAGAAACTCACAAAGAAAGAAAAAAGCGATCAAAGTTATTGGTGATAACGGTTTTGATCTTATTTATTGGATCAATTGTGAGTAATGCGGTGAAAATTTATTACGCTCGCCCCAATAAAAACATCTTGAATATTGCTCATCGTGGTGATATTTACGGTGGAGTGGAGAATTCTCTCGAAGCGCTAGAGTCCGCCAAAAGCAAAGGCGCTCATCTGGTGGAGATGGATATTCAATTGACGCGCGATGGCCATTTTGTGGTAGTTCATGATACTAACCTCAAGCGTTTGACGGGGCAAGATCTGCGGGTCGGTGATTTGACTTTGGAGCAGATTCAAGCACTTAGAATTTCTGATGGTAATTTTGAGAGTAGAATTCCTACCTTTGAAGAATTTGTTGCTCGCGCTAAGAGCCTGAAGATCGGTCTTTTGATTGAGATCAAAACGCACGGGCAGGAGCCTGAAAATCTGCCACAACTCTTCATTAAAAAAGTTCGAGATCTGGGAATTTCTAAAACAGAGAGAGTTATGTCGATTGATCTTGGCCTGATTTCTAAGATTGAGCGCTTGGCACCAGAGATCAAGACTGGTGGCGTGATTCCGCTGATTTTTGGTGATTTTGGTCGGCTGAATTTGGATTTTTATGCTGTTGAGGATTTTTCTTTTAGACCAAAATTTATAAAGAGATCAAAGAACAAAAAACTAGAGATTTTTGTGTGGACAATTAATGATCGTGAGCGGATTTCTCGCTATATTCAATCTGAAGTTGATGGCATTATAACAGACAGGCTTGATTTGGCTGAACAAATTCAGCATGAATTTTCTAGGGATAAATTTGGTGATTTTGTGAGATTTTTAGAATTTAGGCGATAA
- the rpsH gene encoding 30S ribosomal protein S8 encodes MSLQSTDPIADLLTRIRNAALVGKNEIRVPSSKLKKVVAEELAKANYIESVSVESAKPRDILVVKINKDGEVARFNELTRMSKPGRRMYVGVEEIPRIKSGRGMVLLSTSKGVMNGFEAKKQRLGGELLLKVW; translated from the coding sequence ATGTCATTACAATCAACTGACCCAATTGCTGACCTTCTTACCCGCATTCGAAACGCGGCTTTGGTCGGAAAAAATGAAATTCGAGTTCCAAGTTCAAAATTGAAAAAAGTTGTCGCTGAAGAACTCGCAAAGGCGAACTACATTGAATCAGTTTCTGTTGAATCCGCAAAACCTCGTGATATCTTGGTTGTAAAAATCAACAAAGATGGCGAAGTTGCTCGCTTCAACGAATTGACTCGAATGAGCAAGCCTGGACGCCGAATGTATGTTGGCGTAGAAGAAATCCCACGCATCAAATCTGGTCGCGGAATGGTTCTACTTTCAACTTCAAAAGGTGTTATGAACGGTTTCGAAGCCAAGAAACAACGACTTGGTGGCGAACTCCTCTTGAAGGTTTGGTAA
- the rpsN gene encoding 30S ribosomal protein S14 yields the protein MAKKSMIAKDLKRKKMIEKYAAKRAELKAAGDQEGLQKLPRNSSPTRHKNRDNFDGRPRGYMRRFGMSRITFRIKASKGEIPGVTKSSW from the coding sequence ATGGCTAAGAAATCAATGATTGCAAAAGATCTAAAACGCAAGAAAATGATCGAAAAATACGCCGCAAAGCGCGCCGAATTGAAGGCTGCTGGCGACCAAGAAGGTCTTCAGAAATTGCCTCGCAACTCATCACCAACTCGCCACAAAAACCGAGACAACTTCGATGGTCGTCCACGCGGTTATATGCGACGCTTTGGTATGAGCCGTATCACATTTCGAATTAAAGCCTCAAAGGGTGAAATCCCTGGCGTAACAAAGAGTAGTTGGTAG
- the rplE gene encoding 50S ribosomal protein L5, translated as MAKTTVYVPRLKTLYKEQFVKELQSELELTNIHQVPKLEKIVVSVGTGKKKDDKRFQDLVKNTITKVTGQTPVERLAKKSIATFKIRGGMGAPIGYSVTLRGDRMYEFLDRLTNVALPRVRDFHGVGAKGFDKGGNYNLGILEQSIFPELNFEETQILHGLQVTFVIKNQDAAHSRALLEKFGIPFEKKGKA; from the coding sequence ATGGCTAAAACTACTGTTTATGTTCCACGCTTGAAAACTCTTTACAAAGAGCAATTTGTTAAAGAACTCCAAAGCGAACTAGAGCTAACAAATATTCACCAAGTTCCAAAACTTGAAAAAATCGTTGTTAGCGTTGGAACTGGTAAGAAAAAAGATGACAAGCGTTTCCAAGATTTAGTAAAAAACACTATTACTAAAGTTACTGGCCAAACTCCAGTTGAACGCTTGGCAAAGAAATCTATCGCGACTTTCAAGATTCGTGGTGGAATGGGTGCGCCAATCGGTTACAGCGTAACACTTCGCGGTGACAGAATGTACGAATTCCTCGATCGCCTAACCAATGTGGCATTGCCTCGCGTGCGAGACTTCCACGGTGTTGGCGCAAAAGGCTTCGACAAGGGCGGAAATTACAATCTCGGTATTCTCGAGCAATCGATTTTCCCAGAGTTGAATTTCGAAGAAACCCAAATTCTTCACGGTCTACAAGTCACTTTTGTGATTAAAAACCAAGATGCGGCTCATTCTCGAGCACTTCTTGAAAAATTCGGTATTCCATTTGAGAAGAAAGGAAAAGCGTAA
- the rplX gene encoding 50S ribosomal protein L24 produces the protein MAVNGIVKGDTVVIISGKDKGATGEVVKVLPKKNAFLVEGIGKKHRHIKPNQFNPRGGVKDIHVPTPAHKVKKVEAKSAKSSKKGDK, from the coding sequence ATGGCAGTCAACGGAATTGTAAAAGGTGATACAGTTGTAATCATCAGCGGAAAAGATAAAGGCGCAACTGGTGAAGTTGTAAAAGTTCTGCCTAAAAAGAACGCATTTTTGGTTGAAGGTATCGGTAAAAAACACCGACACATTAAGCCAAATCAATTCAATCCTCGTGGAGGTGTAAAGGACATTCATGTCCCAACTCCTGCTCACAAGGTTAAAAAAGTAGAGGCTAAAAGCGCTAAATCAAGCAAAAAAGGAGATAAATAA
- the rplN gene encoding 50S ribosomal protein L14 codes for MIQQESRLKVADNSGAKEILCIRVLGGSKRRYARVGDVIVATVKDANPTGNIKKKSVVKAVVVRTRDQIRRKDGSTICFDENAAVIIGEDKTPKATRVFGPVPRELRDLGYNKIISLAPEVL; via the coding sequence ATGATTCAGCAGGAATCCCGACTAAAAGTTGCTGACAACAGCGGTGCGAAGGAAATCCTTTGTATCCGCGTTCTCGGTGGCTCAAAGAGGCGCTACGCACGAGTTGGCGATGTTATCGTTGCAACCGTAAAAGACGCCAACCCAACTGGTAATATCAAGAAAAAATCTGTTGTTAAAGCAGTTGTGGTACGAACTCGCGATCAAATTCGCCGAAAAGATGGTTCAACTATCTGCTTCGACGAGAATGCCGCAGTTATCATTGGTGAGGACAAAACACCAAAAGCAACCCGCGTATTTGGTCCAGTTCCGCGAGAACTTCGTGACCTTGGTTATAACAAAATTATCAGCTTAGCACCGGAGGTTCTATAA
- the rpsQ gene encoding 30S ribosomal protein S17, which yields MATTMTGIVSSAKANKTITVSVTSRETHPIYGKQYTVTRKYAAHDEMNEAGEGDKVIIKEVRPISKTKSFALVEVVEKARGTIELKEEEA from the coding sequence ATGGCGACTACTATGACTGGTATCGTTTCAAGCGCGAAAGCCAACAAAACCATTACCGTTTCTGTAACTAGCCGTGAAACACACCCAATTTACGGCAAGCAATACACTGTTACTCGAAAATACGCTGCTCATGATGAAATGAATGAAGCCGGTGAAGGCGACAAAGTTATCATCAAAGAAGTTCGACCAATCTCAAAAACCAAATCTTTTGCTTTGGTTGAAGTGGTTGAAAAGGCTCGCGGAACAATCGAGCTGAAAGAAGAGGAGGCCTAA
- the rplP gene encoding 50S ribosomal protein L16 → MLLPKKTAHRKVRKGKNPGRATRGNTVAFGDYGLMSLENERINSRQIESARTAMTRYIKRGGQVWIRIFPHTPVTRKPQDVKMGSGKGNPEFFVAKVKAGTIMFEMNGVSEEVAREAMRLAGHKLPVKVKFVKKGEI, encoded by the coding sequence ATTTTATTACCAAAGAAGACCGCTCACCGAAAAGTTCGAAAAGGCAAAAACCCAGGCCGAGCAACTCGTGGAAACACTGTTGCCTTCGGTGATTATGGTTTGATGAGTCTTGAAAATGAGCGAATCAACTCACGACAGATTGAATCAGCCCGAACCGCGATGACTCGCTACATCAAACGTGGTGGTCAGGTTTGGATCCGAATCTTCCCTCACACTCCAGTTACCCGCAAACCACAAGATGTGAAAATGGGTAGCGGTAAGGGAAACCCAGAATTCTTTGTGGCAAAGGTTAAAGCAGGAACAATTATGTTCGAAATGAACGGTGTTTCTGAAGAAGTTGCTCGCGAGGCGATGCGACTTGCTGGCCACAAACTTCCAGTAAAAGTTAAATTCGTAAAGAAAGGTGAAATCTAA